Proteins from a genomic interval of Schistocerca nitens isolate TAMUIC-IGC-003100 unplaced genomic scaffold, iqSchNite1.1 HiC_scaffold_468, whole genome shotgun sequence:
- the LOC126232334 gene encoding uncharacterized protein LOC126232334 — MLLQWSLIRKSETAAQKRLRRNSCAEAAAQKRLRRSGCAEAAAHKRLRTSGCAEAAAQKRLRRSGCAEAAAQKRLRRSGCAETAAQKRLRRNGCAETAAQKRLRRNGCAEAAAQKRLRRSGCAGAAAQKRLRTSGCAEAAAQKRLRRSGCAEAAAQKRLRRSGCAEAAAQKRLRRSGSAEAAAQKRLRRNSCAGTAAQEQLRRNSCAETAAQEQLRRNSCAGTAAQEQLRRNSCAGTAAQEQLRRNSCAGTAAQVQLRRNSCAETAAQEQLRRNSCARTAAQVQLRRSSCAGTTAQKQLRRNSCAGTAAQKQLRRNSCAETASQKQLRRNSCAETAAQEQLRRNSCAETAAQKQLRRNSCAGTAAQKQLRRNSCAETAAQKQLRRNSCAETAAQKQLRRNSCAETAAQKQLRRNSCAGAAAQEQLRRNSCAGTGAQEQVRRNRCGGTGAQEQLRRNRCAGAGAQEQLRRNSCAGTAAQEQLRRNRCAGTAAQKQLRRNSCAETAAQKQLRRNSCAETAAQKQLRRNSSAETAAQRQLRRDSCADTAAQKQLRRNSSAETAAQKQLRRNSCAETAAQKQLRRNSCAETDAKKQLRRNSCAETAAQKQRRRNSGAETAAQEQLRRNSCAETAAQEQLRRNSCAETAAQKQLRRNSCAGTAAQEQLRRNSCAETAAQKQLRRNSCAGTATQKQLRRNSCAETAAQKQLRRNSCAETAAQKQLRRDSCAETAAQRQLRRNSCAETAAQKQLRRNSCTETAAQKQLRRNSCAETAAQIQRRRNSGAETLYSLWLQELKSHQKIRNSCAETAAQKRLRGSGCAEAAARKRLRGNGCAETAAREQLRENRCAGTGAREQLRRNSCAGIAAQEQVRKNRCAKTGAQEQLRRNSCAGTAAQEQLRRNSCAGTAAQEQLRRNSCAETAAQKQLRRNSCAETASQKQLRRNSSAGTAAQKRLRRNGCAETAAQKRLRRNGCAETAAQKRLRGSGCAEAAARKRLRGNGCAETAAREQLRENRCAGTATREQLRGNSCAGTAAQEQVRRNRCAGTGAQEQLRRNSCAGTAAQEQLRRNSCAETAAQKQLRRNSCAETASQKRLRWNGCAETAAQKRLRRNGCAETAAQKRLRRNGCAETAAQKRLRRKGCAETAAQKQLRRNSCAEAAAQKQLRRSSCAEAAAQKQLRRSSCAETAAQKQLRRYSCADTAAQKQLRRNSCAETAAQEQLRRNSCAGTAAQEQLRRNSCAGTAAQEQLRRNSCAGTAAQEQLRRNSCAETAAQEQLRRNSCAGTAAQEQLRRNSCAETAAQEQLRRNSCAETAAQEQLRRNSCAGTAAQKQLRRNSCAETAAQKQLRRNSCAETASQKQLRRNSCAETAAQKQLRRNSCAEKAAQKQLRRNSCAGTAAQKQLRRNSCAETAAQKQLRRSSCAEAAAQKQLRRSSCAETAAQKQLRRYSCADTAALKQLRRNSCAETAAQKQLRRNSCAGTAAQEQLRRNSCAGTAAQEQLRRNSCAETAAQKQRRRNSGAETLYSLRLQERTSMFNVFWAVEHVKLNPEQLRRSGCAEAAAQKRLRRSGCAEAAAQKRLRRSGCAEAAAQKRLRRSGCAEAAAQKRLRRNGCAETAAQKRLRRNGCADTAAQKRLRRSGCAEAAAQKRLRRSGCAQAAAQKRLRRSGCAEAAAQKRLRRSGGAEAAAQKRLRRSGCAEAAAQKRLRRSGCSEAAAQKRLRRSGCAEAAAQKRLRRNGCAETAAQKRLRSSSCAEAAAQKQLRRNSCADAAAQKQLRRNSCAEAAAQKRLRRSGCAEAAAQKRLRGSGCAEAAARKRLRGSGCAETAAQKRLRRSGCAEAAAQKRLRRNGCAETAAQKRLRRNGCAETAAQKRMRRNGCAETAAQKRLRRNGCAETAAQKRLRRNGCAETAAQKRLRRNGCAETAAQKRLRRNSCAETAAQKQLRRNSCAEAAAQKQLRRNSCAETAAQKQLRRNRAQKQLRRNSCAETAAQIQLRRYSCADTAAQIQLRRNSCADTAAQKELRRNSCAETAAQKQLRRNSCTETAAQEQLRRNSCAETAAQEQLRRNSCAETGAQKQLRRNSCAGTAAQEQLRRNSCAGTAAQKQLRRNSCAGTAAQEQLRSNSCAETAAQKQLRRNSCRNSCAETAAQRQRRRNSGAETLYSLRLQERTSMFNVFWAVEHKRLRRNGCAGTAAHKRLRRSGCAEAAAQKRLRRSGCAEAAAQKRLRRSGCAEAAAQKRLRRSGCAEAAAQKRLRRSGCAEAAAQKRLRRSGCAKRLRRNGCAEAAAQKRLRRSGCAEAAAQKRLRRSGCAEAAAQKRLRRSGCAETAAQKRLRRNGCAETAAQKRLRRYGCAGTAAQERLRRNGCAGTAAQERLRRNGCAGTAAQERLRRNGCAAAAAQKRLRRSGCAEAAAQKRLRRSGCAEAAAQKRLRRSGCAEAAAQKRLRRSGCAEAAAQKRLRRSGCAEAAAQKRLRRNGCAETAAQERLRRNGCAETAAQKRLRRNGCAETTAQKQLRRSSCAEAAAQNQLRRSSCAEAAAQKQLRRSSCAETAAQKQLRRYSCADTAAQIQLRRNGCAETAAQKRLRRNGCAETAALIRLRRNGCAETAAQKRMRRSGCAEAAAQKRLRRSGCAEAAAQKRLRRNGCADTAAQKRLRRNGCAETAAQKRLRRNGCAVTAAQKRLRRNGCAETYAQKRLRRNGCAETAAQKRLRRNGCAETAAQKRLRRNGCAETAAQKRLRRNGCAETAAQKRLRRNGCAETAAQKQLRRNSCAETAAQKQLRRNSCAEAAAQKQLRRNSCAETAAQKQCAETAAQKQLRRNSCADTAAQIQLRRYSCAETAAQKQLRRYSCADTAAQKQLRRNSCAETAAQKQLRRNSCAGTAAQKQLRRNSCAETAAQEQLRRNSCAETAAQEQLRRNSYAGTAAQEQLRRNSCAGTAAQEQLRRNSCAGTAAQEQLRRNSCAETAAQKQRRRNSGAETLYSLRGVSSENQKQLRRSGCAGTAAQKRLRRSGCAEAAAQKRLRTSGCAQAAAQKRLRRSGCAEAAAQKRLRRSGCAEAAAQKRLRRNGCAETAAQKRLRRNGCAETAAQKRLRRSGCAEAAAQKRLRTSGCAEAAAQKRLRRSGCAEAAAQKRLRRSGCAEAAAQKRLRRSGCAEAAAQKRLRRNSCAGTAAQEQLRRNSCAETAAQERLRRNGCAETAAQKRLRRNDCAETAAQKQLRRSSCAESAAQKQLRRSSCAEAAAQKQLRRNSCAETAAQIQLRRYSCADTAAQKRLRRNGCAETAAQKRLRRNGCADTAAQKRLRRNGCAETNAQKRLRRSGCAEAAAQKRLRRSGCAEAAAQKRLRRYGCAETAAQKRLRRNGCAETAAQKRLRSNGCAETAAQKRLRRNVCAKTAAQKRLRRNGCAETAAQKRLRRNGCAETAAQKRLRRNGCAETAAQKRLRRNGCAETAAQKRLRRNGCAETAAQKQLRRNSCAETAAQKQLRRNSCAEAAAQKQLRRNSCAETAAQKQCAETAAQKQLRRNSCADTAAQIQLRRYSCAETAAQKQLRRYSCADTAAQKQLRRNSCAETAAQKQLRRNSCAGTAAQKQLRRNSCAETAAQEQLRRNSCAETAAQEQLRRNSYAGTAAQEQLRRNSCTGTAAQEQLRRNSCAGTAAQEQLRRNSCAETAAQKQRRRNSGAETLYSLRLQERTSMFNVFWAVEHVKLNPVRAW; from the exons atgctgttgcagtggagtctcatcagaaaatcagaaacagctgcgcagaagcggctgcgcaggaacagctgcgcagaagcggctgcgcagaagcggctgcgcagaagcggctgcgcagaagcggctgcgcacaagcggctgcgcacaagcggctgcgcagaagcggctgcgcagaagcggctgcgcagaagcggctgcgcagaagcggctgcgcagaagcggctgcgcagaagcggctgcgcagaaacggctgcgcagaaacggctgcgcagaaacggctgcgcagaaacggctgcgcagaaacggctgcgcagaaacggctgcgcagaagcggctgcgcagaagcggctgcgcagaagcggctgcgcaggagcggctgcgcagaagcggctgcgcacaagcggctgcgcagaagcggctgcgcagaagcggctgcgcagaagcggctgcgcagaagcggctgcgcagaagcggctgcgcagaagcggctgcgcagaagcggcagcgcagaagcggctgcgcagaagcggcagcgcggaagcggctgcgcagaaacggctgcgcagaaacagctgcgcaggaacagctgcgcaggaacagctgcgcaggaacagctgcgcagaaacagctgcgcaggaacagctgcgcaggaacagctgcgcaggaacagctgcgcaggaacagctgcgcaggaacagctgcgcaggaacagctgcgcaggaacagctgcgcaggaacagctgcgcaggaacagctgcgcaggtacagctgcgcagaaacagctgcgcagaaacagctgcgcaggaacagctgcgcaggaacagctgcgcaagaacagctgcgcaggtacagctgcgcaggagcagctgcgcaggaacaactgcgcagaaacaactgcgcagaaacagctgcgctggaacagctgcgcagaaacagctgcgcagaaacagctgcgcagaaacagcttcgcagaaacagctgcgcagaaacagctgcgcagaaacagctgcgcaggaacagctgcgcaggaacagctgcgcagaaacagctgcgcagaaacagctgcgcagaaacagctgcgcaggaacagctgcgcagaaacagctgcgcagaaacagctgcgcagaaacagctgcgcagaaacagctgcgcagaaacagctgcgcagaaacagctgcgcagaaacagctgcgcagaaacagctgcgcagaaacagctgcgcagaaacagctgcgcagaaacagctgcgcaggagcagctgcgcaggaacagctgcgcaggaacagctgcgcaggaacaggtgcgcaggaacaggtgcgcaggaacaggtgcggaggaacaggtgcgcaggaacagctgcgcaggaacaggtgcgcaggagcaggtgcgcaggaacagctgcgcaggaacagctgcgcaggaacagctgcgcaggaacagctgcgcaggaacaggtgcgcaggaacagctgcgcagaaacagctgcgcagaaacagctgcgcagaaacagctgcgcagaaacagctgcgcagaaacagctgcgcagaaacagctgcgcagaaacagctgcgcagaaacagctccgcagaaacagctgcgcagagacagctgcgcagagacagctgcgcagatacagctgcgcagaaacagctgcgcagaaacagcagcgcagaaacagctgcgcagaaacagctgcgcagaaacagctgcgcagaaacagctgcgcagaaacagctgcgcagaaacagctgcgcagaaacagatgcgaagaaacagctgcgcagaaacagctgcgcagaaacagctgcgcagaaacagcggcgcagaaacagcggcgcagaaacagctgcgcaggaacaactgcgcagaaacagctgcgcagaaacagctgcgcaggaacagctgcgcaggaacagctgtgcagaaacagctgcgcagaaacagctgcgcagaaacagctgcgcaggaacagctgcgcaggaacagctgcgcagaaacagctgcgcagaaacagctgcgcagaaacagctgcgcagaaacagctgcgcaggaacagctacgcagaaacagctgcgcagaaacagctgcgcagaaacagctgcgcagaaacagctgcgcagaaacagctgcgcagaaacagctgcgcagaaacagctgcgcagagacagctgcgcagaaacagctgcgcagagacagctgcgcagaaacagctgcgcagaaacagctgcgcagaaacagctgcgcagaaacagctgcacagaaacagctgcgcagaaacagctgcgcagaaacagctgcgcagaaacagcggcgcagatacagcggcgcagaaacagcggcgcagaaacactctatagcctctggttacaggagc tgaagtctcatcagaaaatcagaaacagctgcgcggagacggctgcgcagaagcggctgcgcggaagcggctgcgcggaagcggctgcgcggaaacggctgcgcggaaacggctgcgcggaaacggctgcgcgagaacagctgcgcgagaacaggtgcgccggaacaggtgcgcgggaacagctgcgcaggaacagctgcgcaggaatagctgcgcaggaacaggtgcgcaaaaacaggtgcgcaaaaacaggtgcgcaggaacagctgcgcaggaacagctgcgcaggaacagctgcgcaggaacagctgcgcagaaacagctgcgcaggaacagctgcgcaggaacagctgcgcagaaacagctgcgcagaaacagctgcgcagaaacagctgcgcagaaacagctgcgcagaaacagcttcgcagaaacagctgcgcaggaacagcagcgcaggaacggctgcgcagaaacggctgcgcagaaacggctgcgcagaaacggctgcgcagaaacggctgcgcagaaacggctgcgcagaaacggctgcgcagaaacggctgcgcggaagcggctgcgcggaagcggctgcgcggaaacggctgcgcggaaacggctgcgcggaaacggctgcgcgagaacagctgcgcgagaacaggtgcgcgggaacagctacgcgggaacagctgcgcgggaacagctgcgcaggaacagctgcgcaggaacaggtgcgcaggaacaggtgcgcaggaacaggtgcgcaggaacagctgcgcaggaacagctgcgcaggaacagctgcgcaggaacagctgcgcaggaacagctgcgcagaaacagctgcgcagaaacagctgcgcagaaacagctgcgcagaaacggcttcgcagaaacggctgcgctggaacggctgcgcagaaacggctgcgcagaaacggctgcgcagaaacggctgcgcagaaacggctgcgcagaaacggctgcgcagaaacggctgcgcagaaacggctgcgcagaaacggctgcgcagaaaaggctgcgcagaaacggctgcgcagaaacagctgcgcagaaacagctgcgcagaagcagctgcgcagaagcagctgcgcagaagcagctgcgcagaagcagctgcgcagaagcagctgcgcagaagcagctgcgcagaaacagctgcgcagaaacagctgcgcagatacagctgcgcagatacagctgcgcagaaacagctgcgcagaaacagctgcgcagaaacagctgcgcaggaacagctgcgcaggaacagctgcgcaggaacagctgcgcaggaacagctgcgcaggaacagctgcgcaggaacagctgcgcaggaacagctgcgcaggaacagctgcgcaggaacagctgcgcaggaacagctgcgcaggaacagctgcgcagaaacagctgcgcaggaacagctgcgcaggaacagctgcgcaggaacagctgcgcaggaacagctgcgcagaaacagctgcgcagaaacagctgcgcaggaacagctgcgcagaaacagctgcgcagaaacagctgcgcaggaacagctgcgcaggaacagctgcgcaggaacagctgcgcagaaacagctgcgcaggaacagctgcgcagaaacagctgcgcagaaacagctgcgcagaaacagctgcgcagaaacagcttcgcagaaacagctgcgcaggaacagctgcgcagaaacagctgcgcagaaacagctgcgcaggaacagctgcgcagaaaaagctgcgcagaaacagctgcgcagaaacagctgcgcaggaacagctgcgcagaaacagctgcgcaggaacagctgcgcagaaacagctgcgcagaagcagctgcgcagaagcagctgcgcagaagcagctgcgcagaagcagctgcgcagaagcagctgcgcagaaacagctgcgcagaaacagctgcgcagatacagctgcgcagatacagctgcgctgaaacagctgcgcagaaacagctgcgcagaaacagctgcgcagaaacagctgcgcaggaacagctgcgcaggaacagctgcgcaggaacagctgcgcaggaacagctgcgcaggaacagctgcgcaggaacagctgcgcagaaacagctgcgcagaaacagctgcgcagaaacagcggcgcagaaacagcggcgcagaaacactctatagcctccggttacaggagcgtacctccatgttcaatgttttttgggcagttgaacatgtaaagttgaatccc gaacagctgcgcagaagcggctgcgcagaagcggctgcgcagaagcggctgcgcagaagcggctgcgcagaagcggctgcgcagaagcggctgcgcagaagcggctgcgcagaagcggctgcgcagaagcggctgcgcagaagcggctgcgcagaagcggctgcgcagaaacggctgcgcagaaacggctgcgcagaaacggctgcgcagaaacggctgcgcagaaacggctgcgcagatacggctgcgcagaaacggctgcgcagaagcggctgcgcagaagcggctgcgcagaagcggctgcgcagaagcggctgcgcacaagcggctgcgcagaagcggctgcgcagaagcggctgcgcagaagcggctgcgcagaagcggctgcgcagaagcggcggcgcagaagcggctgcgcagaagcggctgcgcagaagcggctgcgcagaagcggctgcgcagaagcggctgcgcagaagcggctgctcagaagcggctgcgcagaagcggctgcgcagaagcggctgcgcagaagcggctgcgcagaaacggctgcgcagaaacggctgcgcagaaacggctgcgcagaaacggctgcgcagcagcagctgcgcagaagcagctgcgcagaagcagctgcgcagaaacagctgcgcagatgcagctgcgcagaaacagctgcgcagaaacagctgcgcagaagcggctgcgcagaagcggctgcgcagaagcggctgcgcagaagcggctgcgcagaagcggctgcgcggaagcggctgcgcggaagcggctgcgcggaagcggctgcgcggaagcggctgcgcggaaacggctgcgcagaagcggctgcgcagaagcggctgcgcagaagcggctgcgcagaagcggctgcgcagaaacggctgcgcagaaacggctgcgcagaaacggctgcgcagaaacggctgcgcagaaacggctgcgcagaaacgtatgcgcagaaacggctgcgcagaaacggctgcgcagaaacggctgcgcagaaacggctgcgcagaaacggctgcgcagaaacggctgcgcagaaacggctgcgcagaaacggctgcgcagaaacggctgcgcagaaacggctgcgcagaaacggctgcgcagaaacggctgcgcagaaacagctgcgcagaaacagctgcgcagaaacagctgcgcagaaacagctgcgcagaagcagctgcgcagaagcagctgcgcagaaacagctgcgcagaaacagctgcgcagaaacagctgcgcagaaacagggcgcagaaacagctgcgcagaaacagctgcgcagaaacagctgcgcagatacagctgcgcagatacagctgcgcagatacagctgcgcagatacagctgcgcagaaacagctgcgcagatacagctgcgcagaaagagctgcgcagaaacagctgcgcagaaacagctgcgcagaaacagctgcgcagaaacagctgcacagaaacagctgcgcaggaacagctgcgcagaaacagctgcgcagaaacagctgcgcaggaacagctgcgcaggaacagctgcgcagaaacaggtgcgcagaaacagctgcgcagaaacagctgcgcaggaacagctgcgcaggaacagctgcgcaggaacagctgcgcaggaacagctgcgcagaaacagctgcgcaggaacagctgcgcaggaacagctgcgcaggaacagctgcgcagcaacagctgcgcagaaacagctgcgcagaaacagctgcgcagaaacagctgcagaaacagctgcgcagaaacagcggcgcagagacagcggcgcagaaacagcggcgcagaaacactctatagcctccggttacaggagcgtacctccatgttcaatgttttttgggcagttgaacat aaacggctgcgcaggaacggctgcgcaggaacagctgcgcataagcggctgcgcagaagcggctgcgcagaagcggctgcgcagaagcggctgcgcagaagcggctgcgcagaagcggctgcgcagaagcggctgcgcagaagcggctgcgcagaagcggctgcgcagaagcggctgcgcagaagcggctgcgcagaagcggctgcgcagaagcggctgcgcagaagcggctgcgcagaagcggctgcgcagaagcggctgcgcagaagcggctgcgca aaacggctgcgcagaaacggctgcgcagaagcggctgcgcagaagcggctgcgcagaagcggctgcgcagaagcggctgcgcagaagcggctgcgcagaagcggctgcgcagaagcggctgcgcagaagcggctgcgcagaagcggctgcgcagaaacggctgcgcagaaacggctgcgcagaaacggctgcgcagaaacggctgcgcagaaacggctgcgcagatacggctgcgcaggaacggctgcgcaggaacggctgcgcaggaacggctgcgcaggaacggctgcgcaggaacggctgcgcaggaacggctgcgcaggaacggctgcgcaggaacggcttcgcaggaacggctgcgcagcagcggctgcgcagaagcggctgcgcagaagcggctgcgcagaagcggctgcgcagaagcggctgcgcagaagcggctgcgcagaagcggctgcgcagaagcggctgcgcagaagcggctgcgcagaagcggctgcgcagaagcggctgcgcagaagcggctgcgcagaagcggctgcgcagaagcggctgcgcagaagcggctgcgcagaagcggctgcgcagaaacggctgcgcagaaacggctgcgcagaaacggctgcgcaggaacggctgcgcagaaacggctgcgcagaaacggctgcgcagaaacggctgcgcagaaacggctgcgcagaaacgactgcgcagaaacagctgcgcagaagcagctgcgcagaagcagctgcgcagaatcagctgcgcagaagcagctgcgcagaagcagctgcgcagaagcagctgcgcagaagcagctgcgcagaaacagctgcgcagaaacagctgcgcagatacagctgcgcagatacagctgcgcagatacagctgcgcagaaacggctgcgcagaaacggctgcgcagaaacggctgcgcagaaacggctgcgcagaaacggctgcgctgatacggctgcgcagaaacggctgcgcagaaacggctgcgcagaaacgaatgcgcagaagcggctgcgcagaagcggctgcgcagaagcggctgcgcagaagcggctgcgcagaagcggctgcgcagaagcggctgcgcagaaacggctgcgcagatacggctgcgcagaaacggctgcgcagaaacggctgcgcagaaacggctgcgcagaaacggctgcgcagaaacggctgcgcagtaacggctgcgcagaaacggctgcgcagaaacggctgcgcagaaacgtatgcgcaaaaacggctgcgcagaaacggctgcgcagaaacggctgcgcagaaacggctgcgcagaaacggctgcgcagaaacggctgcgcagaaacggctgcgcagaaacggctgcgcagaaacggctgcgcagaaacggctgcgcagaaacggctgcgcagaaacggctgcgcagaaacggctgcgcagaaacggctgcgcagaaacagctgcgcagaaacagctgcgcagaaacagctgcgcagaaacagctgcgcagaagcagctgcgcagaaacagctgcgcagaagcagctgcgcagaaacagctgcgcagaaacagctgcgcagaaacagctgcgcagaaacagtgcgcagaaacagctgcgcagaaacagctgcgcagaaacagctgcgcagatacagctgcgcagatacagctgcgcagatacagctgcgcagaaacagctgcgcagaaacagctgcgcagatacagctgcgcagatacagctgcgcagaaacagctgcgcagaaacagctgcgcagaaacagctgcgcagaaacagctgcgcagaaacagctgcgcaggaacagctgcacagaaacagctgcgcagaaacagctgcgcagaaacagctgcgcaggaacagctgcgcaggaacagctgcgcagaaacagctgcgcaggaacagctgcgcaggaacagctacgcaggaacagctgcgcaggaacagctgcgcaggaacagctgcgcaggaacagctgcgcaggaacagctgcgcaggaacagctgcgcaggaacagctgcgcaggaacagctgcgcagaaacagctgcgcagaaacagctgcgcagaaacagcggcgcagaaacagcggcgcagaaacactctatagcctccg tggagtctcatcagaaaatcagaaacagctgcgcagaagcggctgcgcaggaacagctgcgcagaagcggctgcgcagaagcggctgcgcagaagcggctgcgcagaagcggctgcgcacaagcggctgcgcacaagcggctgcgcagaagcggctgcgcagaagcggctgcgcagaagcggctgcgcagaagcggctgcgcagaagcggctgcgcagaagcggctgcgcagaaacggctgcgcagaaacggctgcgcagaaacggctgcgcagaaacggctgcgcagaaacggctgcgcagaaacggctgcgcagaagcggctgcgcagaagcggctgcgcagaagcggctgcgcagaagcggctgcgcacaagcggctgcgcagaagcggctgcgcagaagcggctgcgcagaagcggctgcgcagaagcggctgcgcagaagcggctgcgcagaagcggctgcgcagaagcggcagcgcagaagcggctgcgcagaagcggctgcgcagaagcggctgcgcagaaacggctgcgcagaaacagctgcgcaggaacagctgcacaggaacagctgcgcaggaacagctgcgcagaaacagctgcgcaggaacggctgcgcagaaacggctgcgcagaaacggctgcgcagaaacggctgcgcagaaacgactgcgcagaaacagctgcgcagaagcagctgcgcagaagcagctgcgcagaatcagctgcgcagaagcagctgcgcagaagcagctgcgcagaagcagctgcgcagaagcagctgcgcagaaacagctgcgcagaaacagctgcgcagatacagctgcgcagatacagctgcgcagatacagctgcgcagaaacggctgcgcagaaacggctgcgcagaaacggctgcgcagaaacggctgcgcagaaacggctgcgctgatacggctgcgcagaaacggctgcgcagaaacggctgcgcagaaacgaatgcgcagaagcggctgcgcagaagcggctgcgcagaagcggctgcgcagaagcggctgcgcagaagcggctgcgcagaagcggctgcgcagaaacggctgcgcagatacggctgcgcagaaacggctgcgcagaaacggctgcgcagaaacggctgcgcagaaacggctgcgcagaaacggctgcgcagtaacggctgcgcagaaacggctgcgcagaaacggctgcgcagaaacgtatgcgcaaaaacggctgcgcagaaacggctgcgcagaaacggctgcgcagaaacggctgcgcagaaacggctgcgcagaaacggctgcgcagaaacggctgcgcagaaacggctgcgcagaaacggctgcgcagaaacggctgcgcagaaacggctgcgcagaaacggctgcgcagaaacggctgcgcagaaacggctgcgcagaaacggctgcgcagaaacagctgcgcagaaacagctgcgcagaaacagctgcgcagaaacagctgcgcagaagcagctgcgcagaaacagctgcgcagaagcagctgcgcagaaacagctgcgcagaaacagctgcgcagaaacagctgcgcagaaacagtgcgcagaaacagctgcgcagaaacagctgcgcagaaacagctgcgcagatacagctgcgcagatacagctgcgcagatacagctgcgcagaaacagctgcgcagaaacagctgcgcagatacagctgcgcagatacagctgcgcagaaacagctgcgcagaaacagctgcgcagaaacagctgcgcagaaacagctgcgcagaaacagctgcgcaggaacagctgcacagaaacagctgcgcagaaacagctgcgcagaaacagctgcgcaggaacagctgcgcaggaacagctgcgcagaaacagctgcgcaggaacagctgcgcaggaacagctacgcaggaacagctgcgcaggaacagctgcgcaggaacagctgcacaggaacagctgcgcaggaacagctgcgcaggaacagctgcgcaggaacagctgcgcaggaacagctgcgcagaaacagctgcgcagaaacagctgcgcagaaacagcggcgcagaaacagcggcgcagaaacactctatagcctccggttacaggagcgtacctccatgttcaatgttttttgggcagttgaacatgtaaagttgaatcccgtacgcgcgtggtag